The following are encoded in a window of Urocitellus parryii isolate mUroPar1 chromosome 7, mUroPar1.hap1, whole genome shotgun sequence genomic DNA:
- the Mrpl27 gene encoding large ribosomal subunit protein bL27m: protein MASALLALRTRATITALLSPPSAITLAVRNASKKTGGSSKNLGGKSRGKHYGIKKMEGHYVHAGNILGTQRQFRWHPGAHVGLGKRKYLYALEEGIVHYTKEVYVPNPNNLEAVDLVTRLPKGAVLYKTFVHVVPAKPEGTFKLVDML, encoded by the exons ATGGCGTCGGCCCTTCTGGCGCTGAGGACGCGGGCAACTA TTACAGCCCTGTTGAGCCCTCCTTCAGCTATAACTCTTGCTGTCAGAAATGCATCCAAGAAGACGGGTGGTAGCTCCAAAAACCTTGGTGGAAAGTCACGAGGCAAACATTATGGCATCAAGAAAATGGAAG GTCACTATGTTCATGCTGGCAACATCCTTGGGACTCAGCGCCAATTTCGCTGGCACCCAGGTGCCCAC gtggggctggggaagaggAAGTACCTGTATGCCCTGGAGGAGGGGATAGTCCACTACACTAAAGAAGTCTACGTACCCAATCCCAATAACTTGGAGGCAGTAGATTTGGTCACCAGACTGCCCAAAGGTGCTGTGCTCTACAAGACTTTTGTCCACGTTGTTCCTGCAAAGCCTGAGGGCACCTTCAAACTTGTAGACATGCTTTGA